From the Theobroma cacao cultivar B97-61/B2 chromosome 2, Criollo_cocoa_genome_V2, whole genome shotgun sequence genome, one window contains:
- the LOC18609175 gene encoding uncharacterized protein LOC18609175 encodes MATLQKFKLFATQCGVTQSPTRSPRTSPLVNFRRPKTTLRMLLTRTSSRKSSTCREMSYPQSFVGNLPEKKKGDKDLSGRTLKDLFLSSPTLEEEEDDDEGKVVKEKYGGKSEVVLASKLSGLNALGGEPGSPRAGWIGFRHRMLLRRGWRPMLVTIPE; translated from the coding sequence atGGCGACGTTGCAGAAATTCAAGCTATTCGCAACACAATGCGGCGTCACCCAGAGTCCAACAAGAAGTCCAAGGACGAGTCCCCTGGTCAATTTCCGTCGACCTAAAACCACCCTGCGAATGCTTCTCACCAGAACCAGTAGCCGCAAATCATCAACCTGTCGGGAAATGTCGTACCCACAGAGTTTCGTCGGCAACTTACCTGAGAAAAAGAAGGGCGACAAGGATTTGAGCGGTCGCACTTTAAAGGATTTATTTCTATCATCACCGACgttagaagaagaagaagatgatgatgaaggcAAAGTCGTCAAGGAGAAATATGGCGGGAAGAGCGAAGTTGTTTTGGCGTCGAAACTTAGTGGTCTTAATGCATTGGGAGGTGAACCGGGTTCGCCGAGGGCCGGTTGGATCGGGTTCAGGCATAGGATGCTATTAAGGAGGGGTTGGCGTCCCATGCTTGTGACCATCCCTGagtaa